The following are encoded together in the Serratia sp. UGAL515B_01 genome:
- the adk gene encoding adenylate kinase: MRIILLGAPGAGKGTQAQFIMEKYGIPQISTGDMLRAAVKAGTELGKQAKEIMDAGKLVTDELVIALVKERITQEDCRNGFLLDGFPRTIPQADAMKEAGIKVDYVLEFDVPDELIVDRIVGRRVHAPSGRVYHIKFNPPKVEGKDDVTGEELTTRKDDQEETVRKRLVEYHQMTAPLVSYYNKEAAAGNTQYHKINGTRKVTEVSAELANILG, translated from the coding sequence ATGCGTATCATTCTGCTGGGCGCTCCGGGCGCTGGTAAGGGTACTCAGGCTCAATTCATCATGGAGAAATACGGTATTCCGCAAATCTCCACGGGTGATATGTTGCGCGCAGCCGTGAAGGCCGGTACAGAGCTTGGCAAGCAGGCTAAAGAAATCATGGATGCTGGTAAGTTGGTCACTGATGAACTGGTTATTGCGCTGGTAAAAGAGCGCATCACGCAGGAAGATTGCCGTAATGGTTTCCTGCTGGACGGCTTTCCGCGTACCATTCCGCAGGCTGACGCGATGAAAGAAGCCGGTATCAAGGTGGACTATGTACTGGAATTCGATGTGCCAGATGAACTGATTGTTGATCGTATCGTTGGGCGTCGTGTGCATGCACCTTCAGGGCGTGTATACCACATCAAATTCAATCCGCCAAAAGTGGAAGGCAAAGACGACGTTACGGGTGAAGAACTGACTACCCGTAAAGATGACCAGGAAGAAACCGTGCGTAAACGCCTGGTGGAATACCATCAGATGACTGCACCACTGGTGTCTTATTACAACAAAGAAGCTGCCGCAGGTAACACGCAATACCATAAAATTAATGGAACTCGTAAAGTGACAGAAGTGAGCGCTGAGCTGGCGAACATTCTGGGCTGA
- a CDS encoding glycerate kinase — protein sequence MNKLKKVVIAPDSFKESLSALDVATAIECGFRQIYPTAQYVKLPMADGGEGTVDAMVSATDGEIINVNVSGPLGKTTNAFYGLLGEGKSAVIEMAAASGLHLVPADERDPRVTTSYGTGELILAALQRGVKSIILGIGGSATNDGGAGMMQALGARLLDKDHQELPPGGAALAQLAHIDLRRLDPRLQHVQITVACDVDNPLCGEQGASAIFGLQKGATVEMVQELDRAMYHYGTLLEQVTGREVLLTPGAGAAGGMGAALLGFLDAKLRPGIEIVIETLHLAEAVRDADLVITGEGRLDSQSIHGKTPIGVARVAKLHQVPVIAIAGSLAKDYQVVHQHGIDAAFSVLDSIVTLPEALADAAHNLEVTARNVAAVWQLAQQ from the coding sequence ATGAACAAACTGAAAAAAGTGGTAATTGCTCCTGATTCATTTAAAGAGAGCCTGAGTGCTCTGGATGTTGCCACAGCGATCGAGTGTGGGTTTCGGCAAATCTATCCGACAGCACAGTATGTCAAGTTACCCATGGCTGACGGCGGTGAAGGAACTGTCGATGCTATGGTTTCGGCTACTGACGGTGAAATTATCAATGTCAACGTGAGCGGGCCGTTAGGGAAAACCACCAACGCATTTTATGGTTTGCTGGGCGAAGGGAAATCAGCGGTAATAGAAATGGCGGCAGCATCGGGCCTGCATTTGGTACCAGCTGATGAACGTGATCCGCGCGTCACAACCAGCTACGGCACTGGTGAATTGATTTTGGCTGCGCTGCAGCGTGGCGTGAAATCGATCATTCTTGGTATTGGCGGTAGTGCGACCAATGACGGTGGGGCAGGTATGATGCAGGCACTGGGAGCCCGGTTACTGGATAAGGACCATCAGGAACTACCGCCCGGCGGTGCAGCGTTGGCGCAACTGGCGCACATTGATCTCCGCCGGTTAGATCCCCGGTTGCAGCATGTGCAGATTACCGTTGCCTGCGATGTTGATAATCCGTTGTGTGGTGAGCAGGGGGCTTCGGCAATTTTTGGTCTACAGAAAGGGGCTACTGTAGAAATGGTACAAGAACTGGACCGTGCGATGTACCATTATGGAACCCTGTTGGAACAGGTGACGGGTCGAGAGGTATTGCTGACTCCTGGGGCGGGAGCGGCTGGTGGCATGGGGGCTGCGTTGCTTGGCTTCCTTGATGCTAAGTTGCGGCCTGGAATCGAAATCGTGATCGAAACGTTGCATTTGGCAGAGGCAGTACGTGACGCTGATTTGGTTATCACTGGGGAAGGGCGGCTTGATAGCCAGTCGATCCACGGCAAAACACCGATCGGTGTGGCGCGGGTGGCTAAACTGCATCAAGTCCCGGTGATTGCGATTGCAGGTAGCTTGGCCAAGGATTATCAAGTTGTTCACCAGCATGGCATCGATGCGGCCTTTTCGGTGCTCGACAGTATCGTTACCTTGCCTGAAGCGTTGGCAGATGCCGCGCATAATCTAGAAGTTACCGCACGCAATGTGGCGGCGGTATGGCAACTGGCCCAGCAATAA
- the recR gene encoding recombination mediator RecR, giving the protein MQTSPLLESLMEALRCLPGVGPKSAQRMAFQLLQRDRSGGMRLAQALTRAMSEIGHCADCRTFTEQDICTICNNPRRQQNGQICIVESPADIHAIEQTGQFAGRYFVLMGHLSPLDGIGPGDIGLDRLEQRLEKETITEVILATNPTVEGDATANYIAEMCGQYGVLASRIAHGVPVGGELEMVDGTTLSHSLAGRHAIKF; this is encoded by the coding sequence ATGCAGACCAGTCCGCTTCTGGAATCACTGATGGAGGCGTTGCGTTGCCTGCCTGGTGTTGGGCCTAAATCGGCGCAACGTATGGCGTTTCAGTTGCTGCAGCGCGATCGCAGCGGTGGAATGCGCCTGGCTCAAGCGTTGACTCGTGCGATGTCGGAGATTGGTCATTGTGCGGATTGTCGTACCTTTACCGAGCAAGATATCTGTACTATTTGCAACAATCCACGTCGTCAGCAAAATGGTCAGATCTGTATTGTGGAGAGTCCGGCGGATATTCACGCTATTGAACAGACTGGGCAGTTTGCCGGGCGTTACTTTGTACTGATGGGGCACCTGTCACCGTTGGATGGTATTGGCCCTGGTGATATTGGTCTTGACCGGCTGGAACAGCGGCTGGAAAAGGAAACTATCACTGAAGTTATCTTGGCGACCAATCCAACGGTTGAAGGAGATGCTACAGCGAACTACATCGCTGAAATGTGCGGCCAATATGGTGTGCTTGCTAGTCGTATTGCCCATGGTGTACCGGTGGGGGGTGAACTTGAGATGGTTGACGGCACTACACTGTCACACTCTTTGGCCGGTCGTCACGCGATCAAATTCTGA
- a CDS encoding DUF454 family protein — translation MTRWFLIIIGWLAVVLATLGVVLPLLPTTPFLLLAAWCFARSSPRFHHWLLYRSRFGNYLRYWQQHRALPPGVKWKATLVIVLTFAVSLWLVKLWWIRIVLIAILVTLLTFILRLPVIDLPQQKQR, via the coding sequence ATGACACGTTGGTTTTTGATTATTATAGGTTGGTTAGCCGTAGTGTTGGCAACACTTGGTGTGGTATTACCGTTATTGCCGACGACTCCCTTTCTGCTGCTGGCTGCTTGGTGCTTTGCCCGTTCTTCACCCCGTTTTCATCATTGGCTGCTATACCGTTCCAGGTTTGGTAACTATTTGCGCTATTGGCAGCAGCACCGAGCCTTACCACCAGGAGTCAAGTGGAAAGCAACGTTAGTTATTGTATTGACGTTTGCTGTCTCATTGTGGCTGGTGAAGCTCTGGTGGATCCGCATTGTGCTTATAGCGATCCTGGTTACGTTACTGACGTTCATATTGCGTCTGCCGGTAATTGACCTGCCGCAACAAAAACAGCGCTGA
- the dnaX gene encoding DNA polymerase III subunit gamma/tau gives MSYQVLARKWRPQTFADVVGQEHVLTALANGLKLGRLHHAYLFSGTRGVGKTTIARLLAKGLNCETGITATPCGQCDNCREIEQGRFVDLIEIDAASRTKVEDTRDLLDNVQYAPARGRFKVYLIDEVHMLSRHSFNALLKTLEEPPSHVKFLLATTDPQKLPVTILSRCLQFHLKAMDVDQIRAQLETILQAEHIASDARALQLLARAADGSMRDALSLTDQAIAMGQGQVTTDTVNQMLGTLDDEQPLAILEALVSADGEKVMAQVAQAASRGVDWESLLVETLALLHRVAMVQLLPSMLDNHFAVIEQRLRVLARTLPPADVQLYYQTLLVGRKELAYAPDRRMGVEMTLLRALAFHPKATIPEPAFTASEQVAQRQGNIVIEAQSDLQDTPPPLGQVAPAQNHPPTHLPDATAQLLKARTQLLRQQGASTPKKNEPAASGKAQPVTAALERLASVTERSQQRQVEKQVAEKPTKPEAYRWRAQTEPETVTESLATPKALRTALEHEKTPELSAKLVVESLARDPWAAEIDQLKIPKLVQQLALNAFKEQLASGHICLHLRSSQRHLNSPSAQKMLAEALSELHGFTVELTVVEDDNPAVRTPLEWRQAIYEEKLVQARQSIVADTHIQTLCRFFDAELDEESIRPI, from the coding sequence ATGAGCTATCAGGTTCTAGCCCGTAAGTGGCGCCCTCAAACGTTTGCAGATGTTGTAGGACAAGAACATGTCCTCACTGCACTGGCTAACGGCCTAAAGCTTGGGCGGCTCCATCACGCCTATCTATTCTCGGGTACTCGTGGCGTAGGCAAAACGACGATTGCGCGTTTGCTGGCCAAAGGCCTGAATTGTGAAACTGGCATCACCGCAACACCTTGTGGTCAATGCGATAACTGTCGTGAGATCGAGCAAGGGCGATTTGTCGATCTGATAGAGATAGACGCGGCTTCCAGAACCAAAGTGGAAGATACCCGCGATCTGTTGGATAACGTGCAATATGCGCCTGCGCGAGGCCGTTTCAAGGTCTACCTTATTGACGAAGTTCACATGCTCTCGCGCCACAGTTTTAATGCGTTACTGAAAACGTTGGAGGAGCCGCCCTCGCACGTTAAATTCTTGCTGGCGACCACCGACCCACAAAAGCTTCCGGTGACCATCCTGTCGCGTTGTCTGCAATTCCACCTCAAGGCGATGGATGTAGACCAGATCCGCGCCCAGTTGGAAACTATTTTGCAAGCCGAGCACATTGCCAGCGATGCTCGCGCGCTGCAACTGTTAGCAAGGGCCGCTGATGGTAGCATGCGTGATGCTCTAAGCTTGACCGACCAGGCGATTGCCATGGGACAAGGGCAGGTTACCACCGACACTGTTAACCAGATGCTCGGTACGTTAGACGATGAACAGCCATTGGCTATTCTGGAGGCTTTGGTCAGTGCCGACGGGGAAAAAGTCATGGCTCAGGTTGCCCAGGCGGCGTCGCGCGGTGTGGATTGGGAAAGCCTGCTGGTAGAAACGCTAGCGTTATTGCACCGCGTTGCCATGGTGCAATTATTACCCTCAATGCTGGATAACCATTTTGCGGTTATCGAACAGCGGCTACGTGTACTGGCGCGTACGTTACCACCAGCAGACGTACAGCTTTATTATCAAACGTTGCTGGTTGGTCGCAAAGAACTGGCTTATGCACCCGATCGCCGCATGGGTGTTGAAATGACCCTGCTACGTGCACTGGCGTTTCACCCTAAAGCTACTATTCCGGAGCCAGCCTTTACGGCGAGTGAACAAGTAGCACAGCGGCAAGGGAACATTGTTATTGAGGCACAATCTGATCTTCAGGATACTCCACCACCGCTAGGGCAAGTTGCACCAGCACAGAATCATCCACCTACGCATTTACCCGATGCCACCGCGCAATTACTCAAGGCGCGTACCCAGTTGCTAAGGCAGCAGGGAGCATCCACACCAAAAAAGAATGAGCCGGCGGCGTCAGGAAAAGCGCAGCCGGTAACCGCGGCATTGGAGCGGTTAGCTTCCGTGACCGAGCGAAGCCAACAGCGTCAGGTTGAGAAGCAAGTTGCAGAAAAACCGACCAAGCCTGAGGCCTATCGTTGGCGGGCGCAAACCGAGCCTGAAACCGTAACGGAATCATTGGCAACGCCAAAAGCGTTACGCACGGCGCTTGAACATGAAAAAACGCCCGAATTGTCAGCTAAACTGGTAGTTGAATCTTTGGCACGCGACCCTTGGGCGGCAGAAATCGACCAACTGAAAATACCGAAGTTAGTGCAGCAATTGGCATTGAACGCTTTTAAAGAACAGTTGGCGTCAGGCCACATTTGCCTCCACTTACGGTCTTCACAACGTCATCTGAATTCACCGTCAGCGCAAAAGATGTTAGCAGAGGCGCTAAGCGAATTGCACGGTTTCACCGTTGAACTCACCGTGGTAGAAGACGATAATCCAGCGGTGCGGACACCGCTGGAATGGCGGCAAGCTATTTATGAAGAAAAACTGGTGCAGGCTCGCCAGTCGATTGTTGCGGATACCCACATTCAGACCCTGTGCCGGTTCTTCGACGCAGAACTGGATGAAGAGAGTATTCGCCCTATTTAA
- the apt gene encoding adenine phosphoribosyltransferase, whose protein sequence is MTATAQQLQYIKDSIKTIADYPKPGILFRDVTSLLENPLAYASSIELLVERYRNAGVTKVVGTEARGFLFGAPVALALGVGFVPVRKPGKLPRATLSESYELEYGTDKLEIHTDAIVAGDIVLVVDDLLATGGTIEATASLIRRLGGEVKDAAFIINLPDLGGETRLNKLGIDCYCLVNFAGH, encoded by the coding sequence ATGACCGCAACTGCGCAGCAGCTTCAGTATATTAAAGACAGTATCAAAACCATTGCCGACTACCCTAAGCCGGGCATTCTGTTCCGTGATGTGACTAGCCTGCTGGAAAACCCGCTTGCCTATGCTTCCAGCATTGAGCTGTTGGTTGAACGTTACCGTAATGCGGGCGTCACCAAAGTAGTTGGTACTGAGGCGCGTGGTTTTCTGTTTGGAGCGCCAGTAGCACTGGCGTTAGGTGTCGGCTTTGTCCCGGTACGCAAACCGGGGAAATTGCCGCGAGCCACCCTAAGCGAAAGCTATGAGTTGGAATATGGCACTGACAAACTGGAAATCCATACCGATGCCATCGTGGCCGGTGACATCGTGTTGGTGGTAGACGACCTGTTGGCTACCGGTGGCACTATTGAGGCTACCGCGTCACTCATCCGCCGTCTTGGTGGTGAAGTGAAAGACGCAGCATTTATTATCAACTTGCCGGATCTCGGTGGCGAAACGCGCCTGAATAAACTGGGCATTGACTGCTACTGTCTGGTTAATTTTGCAGGCCATTGA
- the hemH gene encoding ferrochelatase, giving the protein MRQEKHGVLLVNLGTPDAPTSKAVKRYLKEFLSDNRVVDTSPLIWWPILNGIILPIRSPRVAKLYQSVWMDEGSPLLVYSRRQQRELAARMPNTPVELGMSYGSPSLPQAIDNLLSQGVTNLVVLPLYPQYSCSTSAAVWDGIARVLKGYRRLPSISFIRDYAEHPAYIFALQQSVEQAFVQHGQPDRLVMSFHGIPKRYARLGDDYPQRCEDTYRALAATLPLAPDRVMMTYQSRFGREPWLTPYTDETLKSLPAQGVKHIQLICPGFSADCLETLEEIKEQNREIFLEAGGEKFEYIPALNDDVAHIDMMQQLVAQRL; this is encoded by the coding sequence ATGAGACAAGAAAAACACGGGGTTTTGCTGGTGAATTTGGGGACGCCAGACGCACCGACCTCGAAAGCGGTAAAACGCTATCTGAAAGAGTTTCTCAGTGATAACCGCGTTGTGGATACTTCGCCGTTGATCTGGTGGCCAATTCTCAACGGTATCATTTTGCCAATCCGCTCACCCCGTGTGGCTAAGCTTTACCAGTCCGTTTGGATGGATGAAGGATCGCCATTGCTGGTATACAGTCGCCGTCAGCAGCGCGAGCTGGCGGCACGGATGCCCAATACTCCGGTAGAACTTGGGATGAGCTACGGTTCACCGAGCCTGCCCCAGGCCATTGACAACCTGCTGTCGCAGGGGGTTACCAACCTGGTGGTATTGCCGCTCTATCCGCAATATTCCTGTTCGACCAGTGCTGCCGTTTGGGATGGTATTGCGCGGGTACTCAAAGGGTATCGTCGCTTGCCTTCGATTAGCTTTATTCGTGATTATGCTGAGCATCCTGCCTACATCTTTGCACTGCAGCAAAGTGTAGAGCAAGCCTTTGTCCAACATGGTCAACCCGATCGTTTGGTGATGTCATTCCACGGTATTCCTAAACGCTATGCTCGTTTGGGTGACGACTATCCGCAGCGTTGTGAAGATACCTATCGGGCCTTGGCGGCCACGTTGCCATTGGCACCTGATCGGGTCATGATGACGTATCAATCCCGTTTTGGCCGGGAACCCTGGCTGACGCCTTATACGGATGAAACGCTGAAAAGTTTGCCTGCACAGGGGGTGAAACATATCCAATTGATTTGCCCTGGTTTCTCTGCAGATTGTCTGGAAACCTTGGAGGAAATCAAAGAACAGAACCGCGAGATTTTCCTTGAAGCTGGTGGCGAGAAATTTGAGTATATCCCGGCACTTAATGATGATGTTGCCCACATTGATATGATGCAACAACTGGTGGCTCAGCGTCTGTAG
- a CDS encoding YbaB/EbfC family nucleoid-associated protein: protein MFGKGGLGNLMKQAQQMQEKMQQMQEEVAKLEVTGESGAGLVKVTINGAHNCRRVEIDPSLMEDDKEMLEDLIAAAFNDAARRIEETQKEKMASVSSGMQLPPGFKMPF, encoded by the coding sequence ATGTTTGGTAAAGGCGGTCTGGGTAACCTGATGAAGCAAGCCCAGCAAATGCAGGAAAAAATGCAGCAGATGCAAGAAGAAGTTGCCAAATTAGAAGTAACTGGCGAATCTGGCGCAGGCTTGGTTAAAGTCACTATCAACGGGGCGCACAACTGCCGCCGCGTGGAAATTGATCCAAGCCTGATGGAAGATGATAAAGAGATGTTGGAAGATCTGATCGCTGCCGCGTTTAACGACGCTGCGCGCCGCATCGAAGAAACTCAGAAAGAGAAAATGGCGTCTGTGTCCAGCGGGATGCAACTGCCACCTGGCTTTAAGATGCCGTTCTGA
- the priC gene encoding primosomal replication protein, protein MSTHRLLQTLEQQIAALASEIQPRGDVPIPQARFDAVLFSSHGTRLRDYLAEVHRNFAQLQAAVNGNRNAHVAFLAEKLVAQLTALQRELATLTLRRQNQPKEVMDVDLYHKLAEHQDYERRLISMIEDRESLLGQQTTFAAQKKLQQELATIEGRLVRCRQALARIERNIEQKENGF, encoded by the coding sequence GTGAGTACGCACCGCCTGTTACAGACGCTTGAACAGCAAATAGCTGCATTAGCGAGCGAAATTCAGCCACGTGGTGATGTTCCAATCCCGCAGGCCAGGTTCGATGCGGTGCTTTTCTCCAGCCACGGTACGCGGTTGCGCGATTACCTGGCTGAGGTACATAGGAATTTTGCTCAGTTGCAAGCAGCGGTGAATGGTAACCGTAACGCTCATGTCGCTTTCCTGGCGGAAAAGCTGGTGGCCCAACTCACCGCGCTGCAACGCGAACTGGCAACCCTAACGTTGCGGCGTCAAAACCAGCCGAAAGAAGTAATGGACGTTGATCTTTATCACAAGCTTGCCGAACATCAAGACTATGAACGCCGTTTGATATCGATGATCGAAGATCGTGAAAGTCTACTCGGCCAGCAAACCACCTTTGCGGCACAAAAGAAATTACAGCAAGAACTGGCAACGATCGAAGGCAGGCTGGTACGTTGCAGGCAAGCATTGGCGCGTATTGAACGCAATATAGAACAAAAAGAAAACGGTTTTTGA
- a CDS encoding inosine/guanosine kinase, whose amino-acid sequence MKFPGQRKSKHYFPVNARDPLLQQTQLENEISTSYVVGIDQTLVDIEAKVDDAFVERYGLSLGHSLVIEDDVAEALYQELSVNNLITHQFAGGTIGNTLHNYSVLADDRSILLGVMCSNVKIGSYAYRYLCNTSSRTDLNYLQAVDGAIGRCFTLVGESGERTFAISPGQMNQLRPESVPEEVIAGASALVLTSYLVRCKTGEPMPEATMQAITFAKKHNVPVVLTLGTKYVIADNPQWWRDFLKEHVSILAMNEDEALELTGLSDPLMASDMALDWVDLVLCTAGPSGLYMAGYTEEANKRMTQHPLLPGHIAEFNRFEFSRAMRRENCEQPLRIYSHIAPYMGGPEKIMNTNGAGDGALSALLHDIAANGYHRNNVPNSSKHVRSYLTYSSLAQVCKYANRVSYQVLNQHSPRLTRGLPEREDSLEESYWER is encoded by the coding sequence ATGAAATTTCCTGGTCAACGTAAATCCAAACACTACTTTCCGGTTAATGCCCGCGATCCGTTATTGCAGCAAACGCAGCTTGAGAATGAAATCAGCACTTCCTACGTGGTCGGCATCGACCAGACATTGGTGGATATCGAAGCTAAAGTAGATGATGCGTTTGTCGAACGTTATGGTCTCAGCCTTGGTCATTCGCTGGTGATTGAGGATGATGTTGCCGAAGCCTTATATCAAGAGCTAAGTGTAAATAACCTGATCACCCATCAATTTGCGGGTGGCACCATTGGCAATACCTTGCATAATTACTCGGTGCTGGCTGATGATCGTTCGATTCTGTTGGGTGTGATGTGCAGTAACGTTAAAATTGGTAGCTATGCCTACCGTTACCTGTGTAATACCTCCAGCCGTACCGATCTTAACTATTTGCAAGCCGTTGATGGTGCAATTGGTCGTTGCTTTACGCTGGTCGGTGAGAGTGGTGAGCGTACTTTTGCCATCAGCCCAGGACAGATGAACCAATTGCGTCCTGAAAGCGTTCCTGAAGAGGTTATTGCCGGGGCTTCAGCGTTGGTACTGACCTCTTATCTGGTACGTTGCAAAACGGGGGAGCCGATGCCTGAGGCTACCATGCAGGCCATTACGTTTGCTAAAAAGCATAATGTGCCGGTAGTTCTGACGCTAGGCACAAAATACGTTATTGCTGATAATCCGCAATGGTGGCGAGATTTTCTCAAAGAACACGTTTCTATTCTGGCAATGAATGAAGACGAGGCGCTGGAACTGACCGGACTGAGCGATCCGCTGATGGCGTCAGACATGGCGTTGGATTGGGTGGACTTGGTGCTTTGTACCGCCGGGCCAAGTGGCCTTTATATGGCTGGTTACACCGAAGAAGCTAATAAACGCATGACGCAGCACCCTCTTTTACCGGGCCATATTGCCGAATTTAACCGTTTTGAATTCAGCCGTGCAATGCGCCGTGAGAATTGCGAACAGCCATTGAGAATTTATTCCCATATCGCTCCCTATATGGGAGGGCCGGAAAAAATCATGAACACCAATGGTGCTGGTGACGGTGCATTATCTGCACTTTTGCATGATATTGCGGCCAATGGCTACCACCGTAACAACGTGCCAAACTCCAGTAAACACGTGCGTAGTTATCTGACCTATTCCTCTTTGGCTCAGGTGTGTAAATATGCCAATCGTGTGAGTTATCAGGTACTAAACCAGCATTCCCCTCGTTTGACCCGTGGGTTGCCAGAACGTGAGGATAGTCTGGAAGAATCATACTGGGAACGTTAA
- the rsmS gene encoding pleiotropic regulatory protein RsmS — MSLENASPELQLAVDLIYLLECNEIDPATALAALDIVRRDFQEKMQRIGMTSPYLPVVPVGQ; from the coding sequence ATGTCGCTAGAAAATGCTTCACCAGAATTACAACTGGCGGTGGATTTAATCTACCTACTGGAATGTAACGAGATCGATCCTGCAACGGCGCTGGCTGCCTTGGATATCGTCAGAAGAGATTTTCAGGAGAAAATGCAACGTATAGGCATGACATCCCCCTATTTACCTGTTGTCCCTGTGGGCCAATAA
- the htpG gene encoding molecular chaperone HtpG yields the protein MKGQETRGFQSEVKQLLHLMIHSLYSNKEIFLRELISNASDAADKLRFLALSKPELYEGDGELRVRLSFDKEKRTLTIADNGIGMKRDEVIENLGTIAKSGTKAFLESIGSDQAKDSQLIGQFGVGFYSAFIVADKVTVRTRAAGATADEGVFWESAGEGDYTIADVSKADRGTEITLHLREGEDEYLDGWRLRSVIGKYSDHIALPVEIETKNEEDDTVTWEKINKAQALWTRSKSDVTDEEYKEFYKHIAHDFTDPLSWSHNRVEGKQEYTSLLYIPAQAPWDMWNRDHKHGLKLYVQRVFIMDDAEQFMPNYLRFVRGLIDSNDLPLNVSREILQDSRVTQSLRGALTKRVLQMLDKLAKDDVEGYQKFWQQFGLVLKEGPAEDGANKDAIAKLLRFASTHNDSSAQTVALEEYVGRMAEGQEKIYYITADSYAAAKNSPHLELFRKKGIEVLLLSERIDEWMMSYLTEFDGKTFQSVSKADEALNKLADETEEQKEAEKQLEPFIERVKTLLGERVKDVRLTHRLTDTPAIVTTDADEMSTQMAKLFAAAGQAAPEVKYIFELNPDHALVKRASDVGDNQQFAEWIDLLLDQALLAERGTLEDPNQFIRRMNKLLSE from the coding sequence ATGAAAGGTCAAGAAACCCGTGGGTTCCAATCTGAAGTAAAACAACTGCTTCATTTGATGATTCATTCACTTTACTCCAATAAAGAAATCTTCCTGCGCGAGCTGATCTCTAATGCTTCCGATGCCGCCGACAAACTGCGCTTTCTTGCTCTCTCCAAGCCAGAGCTGTATGAGGGTGACGGTGAACTGCGTGTGCGCCTCTCTTTTGATAAAGAAAAACGTACCCTGACGATTGCTGATAACGGCATCGGGATGAAGCGTGACGAAGTGATTGAAAACCTGGGTACGATTGCTAAATCCGGCACCAAAGCATTCTTGGAATCAATAGGTTCAGACCAGGCGAAAGATAGCCAACTGATAGGTCAATTTGGTGTTGGCTTCTACTCTGCGTTCATCGTGGCCGACAAAGTGACAGTACGTACCCGTGCAGCCGGTGCAACGGCGGATGAAGGTGTATTTTGGGAGTCCGCCGGTGAAGGCGATTACACCATCGCCGATGTTAGCAAGGCCGATCGTGGCACCGAAATTACCTTGCACCTGCGCGAAGGCGAAGATGAATACCTTGATGGCTGGCGCTTGCGTTCAGTGATTGGAAAATACTCCGATCACATTGCCCTACCGGTAGAAATCGAAACTAAGAATGAAGAAGACGACACTGTCACCTGGGAGAAGATTAACAAAGCGCAGGCTTTGTGGACTCGCAGCAAGTCAGACGTGACCGATGAAGAGTACAAAGAATTTTATAAACATATTGCCCATGACTTCACCGATCCACTGAGTTGGAGCCATAACCGTGTTGAGGGCAAGCAGGAGTATACCAGCCTGCTGTATATTCCGGCCCAAGCGCCGTGGGACATGTGGAACCGCGACCATAAACACGGCCTTAAGCTGTATGTTCAGCGCGTGTTTATCATGGATGACGCTGAGCAGTTTATGCCTAACTATCTGCGTTTCGTGCGTGGCCTGATAGACTCCAACGACCTGCCGCTTAACGTTTCCCGTGAAATCTTGCAAGACAGCCGTGTTACCCAAAGCCTGCGCGGCGCGCTGACCAAACGCGTTTTACAGATGTTGGATAAACTGGCAAAAGATGATGTCGAAGGTTATCAGAAATTCTGGCAGCAATTTGGCCTAGTGCTGAAAGAAGGTCCAGCTGAGGACGGTGCCAATAAAGATGCTATCGCCAAACTGTTGCGCTTTGCCTCTACGCACAATGATAGCTCTGCACAGACGGTTGCGCTGGAAGAGTACGTTGGTCGCATGGCCGAAGGCCAAGAAAAGATTTACTACATTACTGCCGATAGTTATGCAGCGGCGAAAAACAGTCCGCATCTGGAATTGTTCCGCAAGAAAGGCATTGAGGTTCTTCTGCTTTCCGAGCGTATTGACGAATGGATGATGAGCTACCTGACCGAGTTTGACGGCAAGACTTTCCAATCTGTCAGCAAAGCAGATGAAGCCTTGAACAAACTGGCAGATGAAACCGAAGAGCAGAAAGAAGCCGAGAAACAGCTTGAGCCATTCATCGAGCGTGTCAAGACGCTATTGGGTGAACGAGTGAAAGACGTGCGTTTAACACACCGTTTGACCGACACGCCGGCGATTGTTACCACTGATGCCGATGAAATGAGCACTCAGATGGCAAAACTGTTCGCGGCCGCAGGGCAAGCGGCGCCAGAAGTAAAATACATCTTCGAGTTAAACCCTGACCATGCGTTGGTGAAGCGGGCTTCGGACGTGGGTGATAACCAACAATTTGCCGAGTGGATTGACCTGCTGTTGGATCAGGCGTTGCTGGCCGAACGCGGTACGCTGGAAGATCCAAACCAGTTTATCCGCCGTATGAACAAGCTGTTGTCTGAATAA